One stretch of Pseudomonas fluorescens Q2-87 DNA includes these proteins:
- the def gene encoding peptide deformylase, which translates to MAILNILEFPDPRLRTIAKPVAVVDDEVRQLVDDMFETMYEAPGIGLAATQVNVHKRIVVMDLSEDRSEPRVFINPEFETLTDEMEQYQEGCLSVPGFYENVDRPQKVRIKALDRDGQPYEMIAEGLLAVCIQHECDHLNGKLFVDYLSTLKRDRIKKKLEKLHRQNA; encoded by the coding sequence ATGGCCATTTTGAACATTCTCGAATTTCCGGACCCGCGCCTGCGCACTATCGCCAAACCCGTGGCCGTAGTGGACGACGAAGTGCGTCAGTTGGTCGATGACATGTTTGAAACAATGTATGAGGCGCCAGGCATCGGCCTCGCCGCGACCCAGGTCAACGTGCACAAGCGTATCGTCGTCATGGACCTCTCCGAAGACCGCAGCGAGCCACGGGTGTTCATCAACCCCGAGTTCGAAACCCTGACGGACGAGATGGAGCAATACCAGGAAGGCTGCCTCTCGGTTCCGGGCTTCTACGAGAACGTCGACCGCCCGCAGAAAGTCAGGATCAAGGCCCTGGACCGTGACGGCCAGCCTTACGAAATGATCGCCGAAGGCCTGCTGGCGGTGTGCATCCAGCACGAGTGTGACCACCTCAACGGCAAGTTGTTCGTCGATTACCTGTCTACGCTCAA
- a CDS encoding LysM peptidoglycan-binding domain-containing protein, whose translation MRKSLLALLVLASAGVAHGQVQLREGFPPQYTVVTGDTLWDISGKYLREPWKWPELWQANPQIENPNLIYPGDTLSLVYVNGQPRLTLNRGSSRGTIKLSPRIRSSPVADAIPSIPLQAINSFLLSNRIVDTAEDFNKAPYIVAGNAERVLSGMGDRVFARGSFDASQSAYGIFRQGKVYTDPETKEFLGINADDIGGGEVVATEGDVTTLTLQRTTQEVRLGDRLFSGEERSINSTFMPSAPKSEINGLILDVPRGVTQIGALDVVTLNKGRRDGLAEGNVLAVMKTGETVRDRITGESVKIPDERAGLLMVFRTYDKLSYGLVLYASRSLAVLDKVRNP comes from the coding sequence ATGAGGAAATCACTACTCGCCCTGCTCGTTCTGGCCTCGGCCGGCGTCGCGCACGGGCAAGTGCAACTTCGGGAGGGTTTTCCCCCGCAATACACGGTGGTGACGGGAGACACCCTGTGGGACATTTCCGGTAAGTACCTGCGCGAGCCCTGGAAATGGCCGGAGCTCTGGCAGGCCAACCCGCAGATCGAAAACCCGAACCTGATCTATCCCGGCGACACCCTGTCGCTGGTCTACGTCAACGGGCAGCCGCGCCTGACCCTCAATCGCGGCTCCTCGCGAGGCACCATCAAACTGTCCCCGCGCATCCGCAGCTCGCCGGTGGCCGACGCCATCCCGAGCATTCCGCTGCAGGCCATCAACAGCTTTTTATTGAGCAACCGTATCGTCGACACCGCCGAGGATTTCAACAAGGCGCCGTATATTGTCGCCGGCAATGCCGAGCGGGTGCTCAGCGGCATGGGAGACCGGGTCTTTGCCCGTGGTTCATTCGACGCGAGCCAGTCGGCGTATGGCATCTTCCGCCAGGGCAAGGTCTACACCGACCCCGAGACCAAGGAGTTCCTGGGCATCAACGCCGACGATATCGGCGGCGGCGAAGTGGTTGCCACCGAGGGTGATGTCACCACGCTGACCCTGCAGCGCACCACCCAGGAAGTACGCCTCGGTGACCGCCTGTTCAGCGGCGAAGAACGCTCGATCAACTCGACGTTCATGCCCAGCGCGCCAAAATCGGAAATCAACGGGCTGATCCTCGACGTGCCCCGGGGCGTGACCCAGATCGGCGCGCTCGACGTGGTAACCCTGAACAAGGGCCGTCGCGATGGGCTGGCCGAAGGCAACGTGCTGGCGGTGATGAAAACCGGGGAGACCGTGCGCGACCGCATCACTGGCGAGTCGGTAAAAATCCCCGACGAACGGGCCGGCCTGTTGATGGTGTTCCGTACCTACGACAAGCTCAGTTATGGCTTGGTGCTCTACGCATCGCGTTCGTTGGCGGTGCTCGACAAGGTGCGTAATCCATAA